The genomic DNA GAATAAAGCCTAAACCACACATCAGCATAAACATAAAGGCTATTTTGAGGTTATTTTTGCCCACATTTTTTACCGCCAAAAAGTTTTTTTCGCCCACTCTGTTGCCCACCATAATAGTAGAAGCCACGCTAAAACCAATGCAAAGATTAAAAGTAACCGATGCCATACTCAGCGCTATTTGGTGTGCCGCAATGTCCTTAGCACTCACCAAACCACAGATGAAAGCCGCACCAGCAAAGGCGGTAACCTCAAAGAACATTTGCATAGCCATAGGGAAACCTAACCTCAATAGATGGGCAAACATTTCTTTTCTAAACACTTCTATTTTAAGCGAAAAATCTTGAATATAGCGGCGAGTTATCGGATTGTTTTTCATCACAAAGAATAAGAAAATCATCATAAAAATACGCGCCAATAGCGTAGCATAGGCAGAGCCAGCCACGCCCATCGCTGGGATAAAGCCCATACCTTTAATGAAAATATAATCTAAAATAATATTGAGAATATTCGCGATGACGGTGGCTTTGGTCACGCCAATGGTAAAGGATAGCCCTTCTGAAACCTCTCGCATCGTTTGAAAAAACATAAACGGAATAATCCCAATGACTGCTATTTTAAGGTAAATTTCGGCATCGGGGAGGATGTGTGTAGGCTGGTTCATATGGTACAGCATCGGGCTAATCGCGAAAATAAGCCCAACCAAAAGCAATCCTATGGCGATATTGATGACTAAACCGTGACTAAATACACTATTGATGCGCTGGTGGTCTTGCTGCGTTTGTGCCTCCGAAACCAATGGCGGAATGGCTAAAGAAAACCCTAACGCCACCACAAAAATAGAGAAGAAAATACTATTGGCAAGGGCTACAGAAGCCAGCGCATCAGCTCCTAAAAGGTTCCCCACAATGATATTGTCAAATAAATTGACCGAAATTTGCCCAACCTGCGTGAGCATCACAGGGAGTGCCAACTGAAAGAGGCGCTTGGTATAAGTAGGGTCTAAAAATGCCATAGTCCAATATTTTTAAGGTTTTATAAAAAATCAAAGTTTATGAAAAACATAAACTTTGACCTCTTTTTTTATTGATATATAAAAGTTTATTTTTTCACAAAATCGGTAATGTCTTGAGCGCTCACAGGGTCTTCGCCTAAGATGATTAAACGCTCTACCACATTCCTAAGCTCGCGGATGTTGCCCGTCCAATCATAATTTTGTAGGGCTTTAATGGCTTCTTTGCTAAATTGTTTGACTGGCGCGCCATTTTCTGCCGCTATATATTGTGCAAAATGCTCCACCAATAGAGGGATATCCTCCTTTCTATCGTTAAGGGCGGGCACTTGAATTTCTATCACCGAAAGCCTGTGGTAGAGGTCTTCTCTAAATTTGCCCTCGGCAATTTCTTTTTGTAAATCCTTATTGGTTGCCGCCAGCACCCTCACATCGATCTTGATTTCCTTATCACTGCCTACTGGGGACACTTTATTTTCTTGCAAAGCTCTGAGAACTTTTGCTTGTGCCACCAAGCTCATATCGCCAATTTCATCTAAGAAAATGGTGCCGCCATTGGCTTGCTCAAACTTTCCAGATTTGTCCTTAACCGCACCTGTAAAAGAGCCTTTGGTATGCCCAAACAACTCACTTTCAATAAGTTCGGAAGGGATTGCAGCACAATTGACTTCCACCATCGGTCCTTTAGAGCGATCGCTTTGGGCGTGTAGTGCGTGGGCAACTAACTCTTTACCAGCACCATTGGGACCCGTAATCATCACCCGAGCGTCTGATGGCGCCACTTTGTCAATCATCTCTTGGATTTTTTTCAAAGCATCAGATTCTCCAATCATCTGGTATTTTTTGTGAACCTTCTTTTTAAGTTGATGATTTTCTTTTTTAAGGTTCTGATTGGTTTCTTGTAACTTGCCGTGGTTCAGCGCATTCCGAACACTGGTAATCAGTCGGTTAAGGTCAATTGGTTTTTCGATAAAATCATAAGCCCCTTGTTTTAGACACTCTACGGCTGTTTTAACATCGCCGTGGGCAGAGATCATCACAAAAGTAGATTCTGGCTTGAGCTCTACGGCTTTTTGCAACAATTCTGTCCCCGAAAGTTTTGGCATTTTAATATCAGAAATGACCAACGAAAAGTCTTCTTTTTCTATCATTTTATAAGCCTCTAAACCATCTTGAGCGATGGTAATTTCATAGTCCTTCATCTCCTCAGAGAGGATATTTTTGAGGAGTCCAGAGATGGCTTTTTCGTCTTCTACGATTAAAATTTTCATGGGGCAAAGATAAGTATTTAATTTAAAATCATTTATGCAGAATAATCTCTTTCGCCAAAAATAGCAGAGCCAATGCGCACGGAATTGGCACCGCAAGCTATCGCCAATGGAAAATCGTGGCTCATTCCCATGGATAGGGTTTCCAACTGATACAAAGGCGCAAGTTCATCATAGAAGTTTTTAAGCCTCAAAAACTCCTGTTGAACGGTGTTTTCATCATCGGTAAAAGTGGCGATGCCCATCAATCCTTTTAATGCGATATGTGGATAAAGCCCTTGTGAAATTTCCTCGGCTAAAGCTTTAGCTTCGGCGATGTCCATTCCTGTTTTGGTGTCTTCTTGCGCTATTTTTACTTGGAGTAGAATAGGAATAATGCGTTGGTTTTTCTCGGCTTGCTTGTTGATTTCTTGGAGTAATTTTTTGGAATCCACACTCTGAATCAACGCTACGAATGGCGCTATATATTTGACTTTGTTGGTTTGCAGATGTCCTATCAGGTGCCATTCTATATCGGCAGGAAGGAGCGGTTGCTTGGCGATCATTTCTTGCACTTTATTTTCACCGAATGCCCTTTGCCCTAACTGATAAATGGTCTGGATTTTCTCCACTGGATGGGTTTTGGAAACTGCCACAAGCTGGATAGACTCTGGCAAGGATTGTTTTATTGCGTGATAATTTTCTTCTAAGCTCATCATTGATTTTTTTAGGTAGGACAAAAATAAGAAAAACCGCACTAAGGCGGTTTTTGTTGAATTTAAAAATAATTTAAGAATAAATTATTTTCTCAATAAATCTCTAATTTCAGTTAGAAGTTCCTCTTGTGTAGGTCCTGCAGGTGCTTCTGGCTCTTCTTTTTTCATTTTATTTGCAGATTTAATCAATACAAATAATACAATAGCAATACACAAGAAGTTGATGATGGCAGCAAGGAAGTTACCGTACTTCACGCCATTCCAAGATAATTGTGCGATGTTCTCTGCACCTACAGCTTTTAGCGCTGGGTTAAGCAATAATGGCGTAATCACATCATCTACCAAAGAAGATACGATTTTTCCAAACGCCCCACCGATAATTACCGCTACCGCAAGGTCTACTACATTACCTTTGAAGGTAAACTCTTTAAATTCTTTTACGAATCCCATAATTTGTGTTTTAAAATTTTAAAGCGGCAAAATTAGTAAAATATTTTTAATAATAAATAGGATTGTTAAAAAATAATTAAGCTACCGTTTCTGCTTTAAAACCCGCTTTTTTCACCACTTCTGAGATTTGTTCTGGGGTAAGATTTTTTGCTTTTACGGTTAAAATTTTGTCCTTATTATCTGTATCTACATGCCATTCGGAAATGTTGGCTTCGCCGTCTAAATGCGGTTTTACAGAAGATACACAACCACTGCAATTGATATTGGTTTTAAATTTAAATTCTTGATTTTCCATTGTATTGTTGTTTTAAGATTTAGCAAATATCGTGATTTATTTTTAAAGATTAAGATTTCCATTTAAGCCTTAGACTATTGGTGACCACGCTAACACTACTGAGCGCCATCGCTGCCCCTGCAATCATCGGGTTGAGGAGAAAGCCATTGATAGGGTAGAGCACACCCGCAGCAATAGGAATACCGATGATGTTATATATAAACGCCCAAAATAAATTCTGTTTAATGGTGGCTACGGTTTGTTTAGAAAGGCGAATGGCTTGCGGAATTTTCTTTAAATCCGAAGAAATGATGGTCATCTTAGCCACTTCCATTGCGACATCAGAGCCTTTCCCCATCGCGATGCTCACATCCGCCGTTGCCAAAGCGGTGCTATCGTTAATGCCATCGCCCACCATTGCGACGGTTTTGCCTTGTTGTTGCAAGTCTTTCACAAAATCGGCTTTGTCCTGCGGAAGCACTTCGGCTTTATAATGGGGGATGCCCGTTTGCTGTGCCATAGCTTGGGCAGTGGCGGCATTATCCCCAGTGAGCATATAGACCTCTATACCCATATTCTGAATTTCTCGAATAGCCTCCACCGAAGTCGTTTTAATCTGGTCGGCAATGGCAACCACCGCGAGCGCCTTCTCTAAATCGGCAAACCAAATGACCGTTTTTGCTGTTTTTCGCCATTCTTCGGCTTGTTGCATTAAAGTCTGGTCTATGCTAATATGCTGCGCTTCCAACCATTTTTGATTGCCTACCACATAAGTTTTTTGTTCAAAATCGGCTTGTACACCTTTGCCTGTAATACTGTCAAAATGGCTGATTTCTAACTTTTGAATTGAAGCATTTTTTTCTAAATATTGCACCACAGCCTCGGCTAAGGGGTGTTCAGATTGTTTTTCAATACTATACAAAACGCTTTCTGCTTGTGGTGTGCCATTAAGCCAATGTATCCCTGAAACTTGGGGCTTTCCTTCGGTTATGGTTCCTGTTTTATCTAAAATAATCGCGGTGATTTTCTCGGCTTTTTCAAGACTTTCGGCATCTTTGATGAGGATGCCTTGTTCGGCACCTTTGCCCACGCCAACCATAATAGCGGTAGGCGTAGCCAAGCCCAAAGCACACGGACACGCGATAATCAGCACGGTAATGGCAGAGAGCAAGCCTTGGAAAAAGCCTTCCTCGCCACCGAAAATCCACCACACAAGCCAAGTAACCAAAGCAATGCCTAAAATCGTCGGTACAAAAATCCGCGCAATTTTATCCACTAATTTTTGAACGGGTGCTTTGCTGCCTTGGGCATCTTGAACGGTTTTGATGATTTGTGACAAGAGGGTTTGTTTGCCCACTTTTTCGGCTTTAAACTGGAAACTTCCTTTTTGGTTAATGGTGCCTGCAAAAACTTGATCGCCCTCACTTTTGAGGACAGGAATAGGCTCGCCAGTGAGCATACTTTCATCAACATAAGACTGCCCAGAGCTCACCACACCGTCTACCGCAATTTTTTCGCCTGGTTTTACTAAAATGCGATCCCCTATTGTTACAGCATCTATAGCGATGGTTTGCTCCTTGCCATCGGCTTGCACTAAGGTTACCGTTTTAGGTTGCAGTCCAATCAGTTTTTTAATGGCAGAAGAGGTGTTACCCTTGGCTTTTTCTTCCAAAAGTTTACCTAATAAAATGAAAGCGATAATCACCGCTGAAGCTTCAAAATAGATAGGCGCGTGCAATTGTTTTTGATGCCAGAAATCGGCAAAAAACAAATTAAAAACGCTGAAGCCATACGCAATTCCTGTACTGAGCGCCACCAAAGTATCCATATTGGCAGAGCGGTGTTGGGCTTGTTTCCACGCATTAACGAAGAAATCTTTTCCCAACCATAAGACCACAGGTGTTGCCAATGCCCACATAATAAAATCAGCATAAGGGAGCTGGATATTGAGCATTCCAATGAGCATCAACGGTAATGATAACGCCACTGCCCATAGGGTTTTGACTTTAAGTTGATGAAATTTTTCCGCGTGGATGGCTTCCAAAGTATCTTGTTGCTGGTCTTCGTTGTCTTCTATCAATAAATCGTAGCCCGAAGACTGCACCGCACGCTGGATTTGCTGAGGATTAACCATATTGGGCAGATATTCTACATTGAGGTTTCCAGTCGCAAAATTAACCGATGCCCCCACCACGCCAGGGAGATATTTCACCGTACTTTCGGCGCTGCCCGCACAAGAGGCACAGCTCATTCCGAGCACAGGAAAAGTCTTTTTAACAGTGCTCACGCCATAGCCTAAATCCCGAATGGCTTGCACAGCTTGTTGGGTGATTTCTGGAGAATCCACCGTAATGACCGCTTGATGATTGTTGAGCTCTACACGATGAGCGGAAATGCCTTGGACTTGGCTCAAACCTTGATCTACAATGAGCGCGCAATGTTCGCTTTCGACATGTTCTAATGGGAGTTCTATCTGAGCATTTGCCATTATTTTAATATTTTTATGTTAGAAAATCAGTGAGGTTTAGCGGTTTAATGGAAGGAAAGAAAACTTATTTTTTATGCCAAAATGTCAGGCTGTTTCTACCTTATTAAACATCGATTAAGTTGTGATAAAAATATGCCAAATTTTAAAATGAAGCCTCTATATTTAGAATATTTTAATTATTTTTGCCCTCTATATAACTTTACGAATTTATGATGACTTCGCAACAGATACGCCAGCAATTTTTGGATTTTTTTAAAAGTAAAAACCATTTAATTGTCCCTTCGGCACCTATTGTTCTCAAAGATGACCCTACCTTGATGTTTTCTAACTCAGGGATGACGCAGTTTAAAGATTATTTTTTAGGCTACAAAACACCACAGTCGCCAAGAATAGCCGATACTCAAAAATGCCTTAGAGTGTCTGGGAAACACAATGATTTGGACGATGTAGGGCGAGATACTTATCATCATACGATGTTTGAAATGCTGGGCAACTGGTCGTTTGGCGATTATTTTAAAAAAGAAGCCATCGCCTTTGCTTGGGAACTTCTTACCAAGATTTATAAAATCCCAAAAGAAAACCTTTATGTAACAGTTTTTGAAGGTGACCAATCCGAAAATTTAGAAAAAGATACCGAGGCTTATAACTTCTGGAAATCGCATATTGATGAATCTCGCATCCTCAATGGTAATAAAAAAGACAACTTTTGGGAAATGGGGGAGAGCGGTCCTTGTGGGCCTTGTTCAGAAATCCATATAGACCTGAGAACGGAAGAAGAAAAAGCCAAAATACCAGGCAAAGATTTGGTCAATCAAGACCACCCTCAAGTGGTAGAAATCTGGAATTTGGTATTTATGGAATTCAACAGAAAAGCCGATGGAAGCTTGGAAAAACTGCCTTCTCGGCATGTGGATACTGGAATGGGCTTTGAGCGGCTTTGTATGGCGCTACAAGGCAAATCTTCCAACTATGATACCGATGTTTTTACACCGTTGATTGAAAAAGTAGAGCAAATTTCAGGTAAAAAATACGGTGGTCTTTTAGAAGACGAAAAAGATATTGCCATTCGTGTGGTGGTGGATCATATTCGTGCAGTGGTGTTTGCTATAGCTGATGGACAACTGCCTTCTAACAATGGCGCTGGCTATGTGATTAGAAGAATTTTAAGGCGTGCTATTTCCTACGCTTATCGTTTTTTAGACATTAAAGAACCGTTTTTGTATCAGCTGGTGGCGGTGCTAAAAGATCAAATGGGCGCCTTTTTCCCAGAGATGGTGAAGCAAGAAAAATTAGTCACAGAGGTTATCAAAGAAGAAGAAATCTCTTTCCTTAAAACCATAGAACACGGTTTGGTACGGTTAGAGCACATCATCCAAGAGACTTTAAGTCAAGGCAAGAAAACCCTACCTGGTGCTGCCGTTTTTGAACTTTATGATACTTATGGTTTTCCTGCCGATTTATCAAGAATCATCGCGGAAGAGAAGAAATTAACCGTAGATGAGGCAGGTTTTGATGAAGAAATGACAAAGCAAAAACAGCGTTCTAAACAATCTTCTGCCCAAAAAGTAGACGATTGGGTGATTTTGAAAGAAACCCCAGAAACCTTTGTGGGGTATGATGAGTTAGAGGCAGATACCCAAATCACGCGCTACCGAAAAATAGAAAATAAAGATGGCGTATTTTATCAAATTGTGCTTAGCCAAACGCCTTTCT from Riemerella columbina includes the following:
- a CDS encoding MATE family efflux transporter; this encodes MAFLDPTYTKRLFQLALPVMLTQVGQISVNLFDNIIVGNLLGADALASVALANSIFFSIFVVALGFSLAIPPLVSEAQTQQDHQRINSVFSHGLVINIAIGLLLVGLIFAISPMLYHMNQPTHILPDAEIYLKIAVIGIIPFMFFQTMREVSEGLSFTIGVTKATVIANILNIILDYIFIKGMGFIPAMGVAGSAYATLLARIFMMIFLFFVMKNNPITRRYIQDFSLKIEVFRKEMFAHLLRLGFPMAMQMFFEVTAFAGAAFICGLVSAKDIAAHQIALSMASVTFNLCIGFSVASTIMVGNRVGEKNFLAVKNVGKNNLKIAFMFMLMCGLGFILGRHILPTFFTKPHETEVIALASQLLIIASLFQLSDGVQVTALGLLRGLQDVKIPSFITFIAYWVITIPLGYFLCITMEMGAFGMWIALGLGLTISALFLVRRFFLKINRRIAE
- a CDS encoding sigma-54-dependent transcriptional regulator, with amino-acid sequence MKILIVEDEKAISGLLKNILSEEMKDYEITIAQDGLEAYKMIEKEDFSLVISDIKMPKLSGTELLQKAVELKPESTFVMISAHGDVKTAVECLKQGAYDFIEKPIDLNRLITSVRNALNHGKLQETNQNLKKENHQLKKKVHKKYQMIGESDALKKIQEMIDKVAPSDARVMITGPNGAGKELVAHALHAQSDRSKGPMVEVNCAAIPSELIESELFGHTKGSFTGAVKDKSGKFEQANGGTIFLDEIGDMSLVAQAKVLRALQENKVSPVGSDKEIKIDVRVLAATNKDLQKEIAEGKFREDLYHRLSVIEIQVPALNDRKEDIPLLVEHFAQYIAAENGAPVKQFSKEAIKALQNYDWTGNIRELRNVVERLIILGEDPVSAQDITDFVKK
- a CDS encoding YggS family pyridoxal phosphate-dependent enzyme, with the translated sequence MSLEENYHAIKQSLPESIQLVAVSKTHPVEKIQTIYQLGQRAFGENKVQEMIAKQPLLPADIEWHLIGHLQTNKVKYIAPFVALIQSVDSKKLLQEINKQAEKNQRIIPILLQVKIAQEDTKTGMDIAEAKALAEEISQGLYPHIALKGLMGIATFTDDENTVQQEFLRLKNFYDELAPLYQLETLSMGMSHDFPLAIACGANSVRIGSAIFGERDYSA
- the mscL gene encoding large conductance mechanosensitive channel protein MscL, with amino-acid sequence MGFVKEFKEFTFKGNVVDLAVAVIIGGAFGKIVSSLVDDVITPLLLNPALKAVGAENIAQLSWNGVKYGNFLAAIINFLCIAIVLFVLIKSANKMKKEEPEAPAGPTQEELLTEIRDLLRK
- a CDS encoding heavy-metal-associated domain-containing protein encodes the protein MENQEFKFKTNINCSGCVSSVKPHLDGEANISEWHVDTDNKDKILTVKAKNLTPEQISEVVKKAGFKAETVA
- a CDS encoding heavy metal translocating P-type ATPase, whose translation is MANAQIELPLEHVESEHCALIVDQGLSQVQGISAHRVELNNHQAVITVDSPEITQQAVQAIRDLGYGVSTVKKTFPVLGMSCASCAGSAESTVKYLPGVVGASVNFATGNLNVEYLPNMVNPQQIQRAVQSSGYDLLIEDNEDQQQDTLEAIHAEKFHQLKVKTLWAVALSLPLMLIGMLNIQLPYADFIMWALATPVVLWLGKDFFVNAWKQAQHRSANMDTLVALSTGIAYGFSVFNLFFADFWHQKQLHAPIYFEASAVIIAFILLGKLLEEKAKGNTSSAIKKLIGLQPKTVTLVQADGKEQTIAIDAVTIGDRILVKPGEKIAVDGVVSSGQSYVDESMLTGEPIPVLKSEGDQVFAGTINQKGSFQFKAEKVGKQTLLSQIIKTVQDAQGSKAPVQKLVDKIARIFVPTILGIALVTWLVWWIFGGEEGFFQGLLSAITVLIIACPCALGLATPTAIMVGVGKGAEQGILIKDAESLEKAEKITAIILDKTGTITEGKPQVSGIHWLNGTPQAESVLYSIEKQSEHPLAEAVVQYLEKNASIQKLEISHFDSITGKGVQADFEQKTYVVGNQKWLEAQHISIDQTLMQQAEEWRKTAKTVIWFADLEKALAVVAIADQIKTTSVEAIREIQNMGIEVYMLTGDNAATAQAMAQQTGIPHYKAEVLPQDKADFVKDLQQQGKTVAMVGDGINDSTALATADVSIAMGKGSDVAMEVAKMTIISSDLKKIPQAIRLSKQTVATIKQNLFWAFIYNIIGIPIAAGVLYPINGFLLNPMIAGAAMALSSVSVVTNSLRLKWKS
- the alaS gene encoding alanine--tRNA ligase; this encodes MTSQQIRQQFLDFFKSKNHLIVPSAPIVLKDDPTLMFSNSGMTQFKDYFLGYKTPQSPRIADTQKCLRVSGKHNDLDDVGRDTYHHTMFEMLGNWSFGDYFKKEAIAFAWELLTKIYKIPKENLYVTVFEGDQSENLEKDTEAYNFWKSHIDESRILNGNKKDNFWEMGESGPCGPCSEIHIDLRTEEEKAKIPGKDLVNQDHPQVVEIWNLVFMEFNRKADGSLEKLPSRHVDTGMGFERLCMALQGKSSNYDTDVFTPLIEKVEQISGKKYGGLLEDEKDIAIRVVVDHIRAVVFAIADGQLPSNNGAGYVIRRILRRAISYAYRFLDIKEPFLYQLVAVLKDQMGAFFPEMVKQEKLVTEVIKEEEISFLKTIEHGLVRLEHIIQETLSQGKKTLPGAAVFELYDTYGFPADLSRIIAEEKKLTVDEAGFDEEMTKQKQRSKQSSAQKVDDWVILKETPETFVGYDELEADTQITRYRKIENKDGVFYQIVLSQTPFYAEGGGQVGDRGWLSNAEGRFEILDTKKENNLNISIVKDLPKAPEAKFQAVVNRDLRKNTQANHSATHLLHEALREVLGTHVEQKGSFVGPDYLRFDFSHFSKMSEEELLSVEQKVNDKIRANIALKEYRNIPIQEALDKGAMALFGEKYGDNVRMIEFGSSKELCGGTHAQSTGEIGWFKITSESSTAAGIRRIEAISGDKATAYFKDLETQMQQMAQLLKSKEVYRAVEKLLDEHQKLKSEVEQLKKEIAKAETADWKNQYITQSDKQVLVKTTAMDAASIKDIVFQLKKEVPKSLTIILSNAQGKPMISVGVSEDLEGQYHAGNIVKELAKEIQGGGGGNPGFATAGGKNLEGLAKAEEKAKAL